In the genome of Pseudomonas bubulae, one region contains:
- the mnmE gene encoding tRNA uridine-5-carboxymethylaminomethyl(34) synthesis GTPase MnmE translates to MSVPAETIAAVATAQGRGGVGIVRISGPLARVAAKAFSERELKPRYAHYGPFYGDNREVLDEGIALYFPGPNSFTGEDVLELQGHGGPIVLDMLLQRCIQLGCRLARPGEFSERAFLNDKLDLAQAEAIADLIEASSAQAARNALRSLQGAFSQRVHNLTEQLIGLRIYVEAAIDFPEEEIDFLADGHVLGMLDKVREELSTVQREAGQGALLRDGMTVVIAGRPNAGKSSLLNALAGREAAIVTEIAGTTRDVLREHIHIDGMPLHVVDTAGLRDTDDQVEKIGVQRALKAIGEADRVLLVVDATAPEADDPFALWPEFLEQRPDPAKVTLIRNKADLSGENVALEVSEDGHVTISLSARSTEGLDLLREHLKACMGYEQTSESSFSARRRHLEALQHASKALEHGRAQLTLAGAGELLAEDLRQAQHSLGEITGAFSSDDLLGRIFSSFCIGK, encoded by the coding sequence ATGAGTGTTCCGGCAGAGACTATTGCTGCAGTAGCGACCGCCCAAGGCCGAGGTGGTGTGGGGATCGTACGTATTTCCGGCCCACTCGCCCGTGTTGCGGCCAAAGCGTTCAGCGAACGCGAACTAAAACCGCGCTATGCCCATTACGGCCCTTTTTACGGCGACAACCGCGAAGTGCTGGATGAAGGCATAGCACTCTACTTCCCCGGGCCCAACTCCTTTACCGGCGAAGACGTCCTTGAACTGCAGGGCCACGGCGGTCCGATTGTTCTGGATATGCTGCTGCAGCGCTGCATCCAGTTGGGCTGCCGTTTGGCCCGTCCGGGGGAGTTCAGCGAGCGGGCCTTTTTGAATGACAAGCTCGACCTGGCCCAGGCCGAGGCGATTGCCGACCTGATCGAGGCAAGTTCTGCACAGGCTGCGCGTAACGCATTACGTTCCTTGCAGGGTGCTTTCTCTCAACGTGTGCATAACTTGACCGAGCAATTGATCGGTTTGCGTATCTATGTCGAAGCAGCGATTGATTTCCCGGAAGAAGAAATCGACTTCCTCGCCGATGGCCATGTGCTCGGTATGCTCGACAAGGTTCGTGAAGAGTTATCCACCGTACAGCGCGAAGCCGGCCAGGGTGCTTTGCTGCGCGACGGCATGACCGTGGTGATTGCCGGGCGGCCCAATGCTGGAAAATCGAGCCTGCTCAATGCCCTGGCCGGGCGTGAAGCGGCGATCGTGACCGAAATCGCGGGTACTACCCGTGATGTGTTACGCGAACACATCCACATCGATGGCATGCCATTGCACGTTGTCGACACCGCAGGTCTGCGCGACACCGATGACCAGGTTGAGAAAATTGGCGTGCAGCGCGCACTCAAGGCCATTGGTGAAGCTGATAGGGTATTGCTGGTGGTTGATGCCACGGCACCGGAAGCTGATGACCCGTTTGCCCTGTGGCCAGAGTTTCTTGAACAACGCCCGGATCCGGCGAAGGTGACCTTGATCCGCAACAAGGCGGATCTAAGCGGGGAGAATGTAGCCCTTGAAGTCAGTGAAGATGGCCATGTCACCATCAGCCTGAGCGCCAGATCTACAGAAGGCCTGGACCTGCTGCGGGAACACCTCAAGGCCTGCATGGGCTATGAGCAGACCTCGGAGAGCAGCTTCAGCGCACGCCGCCGCCATCTGGAGGCATTGCAGCACGCCAGCAAGGCACTTGAGCATGGCAGGGCACAACTGACTCTGGCGGGCGCCGGGGAGCTATTGGCCGAGGATTTGCGCCAGGCACAGCATTCCCTTGGCGAAATTACCGGGGCATTCAGTTCGGATGACCTGCTGGGACGGATCTTCTCCAGCTTCTGTATCGGTAAATGA